The following coding sequences are from one Sander lucioperca isolate FBNREF2018 chromosome 2, SLUC_FBN_1.2, whole genome shotgun sequence window:
- the rflna gene encoding refilin-A, with protein sequence MVGHLHLQSMDDSLKGKNREGLLDSPDSGLPPSPSPPFCSLSPGLIESRSGSCTTPVESHHGYYKKESREGKLLPYLLLNSTGTDPKTRMHPVFFGESIEVNPKPEQEIKCNSEVKYDSDKHYRDQVYCAPVPMPTSFSETVVAVRNCTWKSYKSQVYLEPRQKPISYQSTTIIYPKHAKNTYRTTLNYNATGSRRWFVSTVQLESSEDTSPCIIYTEDL encoded by the exons ATGGTGGGGCACCTACATTTACAATCGATGGATGATAGCCTGAAAGGAAAGAACCGGGAAGGGCTGCTCGACAGTCCGGATTCGGGGTTGCCTCCCAGTCCCAGTCCGCCCTTCTGCTCACTCTCTCCGGGTCTGATCGAGTCGCGCTCCGGCAGCTGCACGACGCCCGTCGAAAGTCATCATGGATATTATAAAAAGGAAAGCAGAGAAGGCAAACTG CTGCCCTACCTGCTGCTGAACTCCACCGGCACAGACCCAAAGACTCGCATGCACCCCGTGTTCTTCGGAGAAAGCATTGAGGTCAACCCCAAACCAGAGCAGGAAATCAA GTGCAACTCCGAGGTCAAGTACGACTCCGACAAGCACTACCGGGACCAGGTCTACTGCGCCCCTGTTCCCATGCCCACTTCCTTCAGCGAGACAGTGGTGGCTGTGCGAAACTGCACTTGGAAGAGCTATAAGTCCCAGGTGTATCTGGAGCCGCGGCAGAAACCTATCAGCTACCAGAGCACCACCATTATCTACCCGAAACACGCCAAGAACACTTACCGCACCACGCTCAACTACAACGCCACGGGCTCCCGCCGCTGGTTTGTGTCCACAGTGCAGCTGGAGTCGAGTGAGGATACTAGTCCCTGTATCATCTACACAGAGGACCTGTAG